The following is a genomic window from Rhodoligotrophos defluvii.
TATCAGCGGGCGCGTCATAGATCTCCTTGGGCGAACCGACCTGCAGGACAGCGCCATCCATGAGCACGACGATCCGGTCGGCCATGGTCATGGCCTCGACCTGATCATGGGTCACATAAACGGTCGTGATCTGAAGGCGCTTCTGCAGTGCGACGATCTCCGTCCGCGTGGACGCGCGCAAGGCGGCATCGAGGTTGGAAAGTGGCTCGTCCAACAGAAAGAGCCTGGGCTTTCTAACGAGTGCGCGGGCAAGAGCGACGCGCTGTCGTTGGCCGCCCGAAAGCTCCTTTGGCTTCCGACCGAGATACCCGCGCAAAGCAACGTAATCTGCGGCTTCCTCGACTGCGGAGGTGATGGCAGCGCGTTTGCGAGCCACACCTGGCAGCAGATGGCGGGCGAGTGGGAGGCGCTCCACGCGGGTAAGGTCGCGCATGACGAGAGGCAACGCGATATTCTGCGCGACCGTCATATGCGGATAGAGGGCGTAGGACTGAAACACCATGGCGATGTCGCGCTCTTTCGGCGGCGTACCATCGACCGGTATCCCGTCGATGTGGATTGTTCCCGCATCCTGGCAGTCGAGACCGGCAATTAGCCGCAACAATGTGGATTTTC
Proteins encoded in this region:
- a CDS encoding ABC transporter ATP-binding protein, with protein sequence MATLALSRIAKTFGSAPVLRGIDLSIGHGEFVAVVGPSGCGKSTLLRLIAGLDCQDAGTIHIDGIPVDGTPPKERDIAMVFQSYALYPHMTVAQNIALPLVMRDLTRVERLPLARHLLPGVARKRAAITSAVEEAADYVALRGYLGRKPKELSGGQRQRVALARALVRKPRLFLLDEPLSNLDAALRASTRTEIVALQKRLQITTVYVTHDQVEAMTMADRIVVLMDGAVLQVGSPKEIYDAPADIRVARFIGTPPINLLAGEIIDGFAVLAGSRLPIRVPGVESGTIRLGIRAEHVNLTGRDEGMLMGTVTQKEFLGSEELVHVALERGRDLVLIARHQSELPPPTPGSVVGVQFASDRILLFNADGKRIPSSPAIASPAPLHRRFAEAAAS